The following proteins are co-located in the Plasmodium brasilianum strain Bolivian I chromosome 11, whole genome shotgun sequence genome:
- a CDS encoding protein kinase PK4 has protein sequence MNYYNFLVKERKINEDDEYYDIEMTQGGSCKNVNIKDGCTVNRRNKISKNIKEYAIENRNPISKKCNGKNVENYIFKTKMNEMILNNLKNIFEKIESIEKLTNVDNYINMKNKYVNYHKTNFMNRSNITSSNESRVEDNNCLHNNNNNNEICSTYSYNRLNDIVYRDKRNKGIYETCYKRSSSNCNNVDNNNNIYEYVNRGNAYCSGQENILYREDNVYSDDDKNYNNIHYLFNYNNVGANMYQCDNEIKNLEILKSKFAHWGLRTYKCLDYTKDNKIYKRLLKEEKNGDLFTNNNVNYEIGNKKDFVKSLKQNNSNERSDFFDRNEMNNLSESEKKDNFTVCKKKEENIFSNKLNITNNSENILNGDDIIVLKGKGLNKNIEVFPSGNNLGNKNILFPYPDNKNKNEMNLTKYSRNKYFYGQYKYDESTYIYDLIVLDASGHIYKVSTDGTYYWKYKIVKSIHDYLNFDDNKKEEGSHYKAIKDESGDNFTFKDNFTESKVDIDQELTLKLRAMKRLQYRKYFDISKINAHKYTLIDGKKKLLQDRVKDFKKKNYNEKLKKGKNITKKLLSNYSGDLYYVNEDNEAMSLNINIKDVVNNSPFKSPLFPNIVFMGSRHSSIINIDYDTGNVIKEYDETYDYILSKGANATLLNRKNEKIIKNISNENEHALENEQLSEYDNNIQSSNYKSEIRDKEVESERYDKIVGEDENGHKDKLDDPKEEDYDGYEDGNENQYKNRYEIYPLYNDIIEKEHNKSNIIYGIHSEKINNKQILRRDENNTLLSSNDTVNEYHTGQKLDKHSSKDTFKGGKVTNDKNIGDNDSHNSSNSNSKGNTNSKINSNHNNVDDTKDKWKIKLKNVRNVLREGRKFPIRKSFMRINKRNFLKMHSYNTILEVMKKKKKKKKKKRRKKTEKRQLQISIVKWIIEAVDEKTLKKKWITTWVDVGSIFITDSHKEDISFINTLIEIMGNKLILRPLEVDKMNKAYSISKNINSVNDEGIGIIETNYENDLENELQNKMNKANTNVKSKIFIFSEAISSVFALKFKSASNIFTLDLIMKQNGKMFPEYNNLKKFTYGSLNFNKENTLFLPFSSNDYTKYNDEKKVSYDFDENIHYGKKILHRLNNISVNITSIEKDIRYLLSNIIFIYDKNKKIPINYIYKMKYLIREYHKTKQQFLFYLPGLDRQKHLSYSYYNDESINNINSNTGNGPIHICEYVKEFIDLYFEENEICFDYCSVLNIWDKIFNNYTSQEDCFLLSNLYRVIQNAFAFNNKDFNNFNYGHMLSENGNFLVKRRKKIFNGSRSQEFKEISPLKYKKGWYWSMFYAVMLIFVVPFVFIYRMFKKKKNNNKIIMKRKKLKDYDENERDSVYKYDDDIVKMSYNLLHEDNLKLKNIIREKNHMIMSDNELGIDIKKEIVTKFGKDEQPTLVDILARHARDSDSSSGNKYFDIHDVKYNLHPLHYWGDRSKYSLPNMSNMNNSYRNKHIETIKSYINEKDTFYTYRRRAASQDVTYKQPFILKRRIRSNYKLGNKYNKKNYTDNEKDNKKHNRVKQKHIDEKAFDKKDFINFLTNFNKKFMKKNSLVDHLMKINKTAAGNDKSNHNSSSVSSNENSSANNSTHNIENNNVLSNSGKKNQGMSSDNEYKNNFLKKNGLKKYIYEENKTNDEKKNKIKYSKHTESDHISTHKQNTQMKSKTESIGNNGTEKMNTKSSTARNLSSIQTSHIPYDAPLADFLENGRFMRTFENISLIGQGGFGSVYKVSHRLEPGSPTYAVKFIYLKVSSLDSVSSRRYFREIAANRDIYSKHVVRYYTWWCEEPQFLPMHILPKEVQNLVKRNKDSFKKFSNKNKKYDCVCSEKLSSWENKRVDLKNYKKIIKKKNSRRFKFYSDNDGLSYKRNDYNVYDNDTYNNNINNGKKKLFLSDKNFSDNVYANENIKNKRKKKKKKKKKIIYEEKQNGELKGKNHKYPSAREKINTAYFSSSFQEFDPFDYGYLSEQDRDLIVFADNDEPSAHNTRPQITASGEMQSSNNVNTNSSNYSKGPPINADTTQNEDELLIQSAIKSNLNHIKDSKHVTYDTKVNDSQQCKNYLMETNVPSGNVNGISSSKTNFVKEYEVKNCNKDDFTYINNKDKIINGVETVDKKIKNISNKGDSTTTNEPAQHNVEKKECNNNNKEKKKVDEEELVLKENADKIIKSYKKKNVGPEFSIVLLLQMELCKGYTLRKWLDRSNRSDKPLHFTYCDKNMNHPLEFDLFKQLIKGLKDIHSTCFIHRDLKPENIFVDPDTYTLKIGDLGLVRFIEEKKREKDLNNLDSFKDNIYTEINHNTITSQISLKGQIIGTPGYTAPEGGALCDEKADIYSAALILLELLCPRFNTIMERYKRLNDFRNYYTVPDYVKIHLNPWYILMLQMSKPKPADRPSAADLYSKIKVLLDPHLTDFAFSFNDINNDDGPYLVESNGKNSNLHNETIDQNSSRINKVYSNGVDANKIGSNNNVGSNDVDSINIRSNNVVSNNIGSNNNVGSNDVDSINIRSNNVVSNNIGSNNNVGSNDVDSINIRSNNVVSNNIGSNNLDSINIRDNCFNKNDNNEISANNTKKESSVSCINLENSH, from the coding sequence atgaattattataattttttagtcaaagaaaggaaaataaatgagGATGACGAATATTATGATATAGAAATGACACAAGGTGGGAgttgtaaaaatgtaaatataaaagacgGTTGTACGGTTAATAGGAGGAacaaaataagtaaaaatattaaagaatatgCTATTGAAAATAGGAATCCTATAAGCAAAAAATGTAATGGCAAGAATgtggaaaattatatatttaaaacaaaaatgaatgaaatgattttaaataatttaaaaaatatatttgagaAAATTGAAAGTATAGAGAAATTAACAAATGTggataattatattaatatgaaaaataaatatgtgaattatcataaaacaaattttatgaaCCGTAGTAATATTACTTCAAGTAATGAAAGTCGTGTCGAAGATAATAATTgcttacataataataataataataatgaaatttgTTCTACGTATTCATATAACAGGTTAAATGATATAGTATACAgagataaaagaaataagggAATATATGAAACATGTTATAAACGTTCTTCAAGTAATTGTAATAATgttgataataataataatatttatgaatatgtTAATAGGGGAAATGCGTACTGCAGTGGGCAAGAAAACATTTTGTATAGGGAGGATAACGTTTATTCtgatgatgataaaaattataacaatatacaTTATCTGTTCAATTACAATAATGTAGGGGCTAATATGTACCAATGcgataatgaaataaaaaacttggaaatattaaaaagtaaatttgcACATTGGGGATTACGAACGTATAAATGTTTGGACTATACAAAGGATAATAAAATCTACAAAAGACTtctaaaagaagaaaaaaatggtgATTTATTTAcgaataataatgtaaattatgaaatagGTAATAAGAAGGATTTTGTAAAGTCTTTGAagcaaaataatagtaacgaGAGATCTGATTTTTTTGACCGAAACGAAATGAACAACTTATCGGagagtgaaaaaaaagacaatttTACCGTGtgtaagaaaaaagaagaaaatatttttagtaataaGTTGAATATCACGAATAAtagtgaaaatatattaaatgggGATGATATAATAGTCTTAAAGGGAAAAGgtttaaataagaatatagaAGTTTTTCCTAGTGGTAACAATTTagggaataaaaatatcttaTTTCCATATCCggataataagaataaaaatgaaatgaatttAACGAAATATTcgagaaataaatatttctatggTCAATACAAATATGATGagtctacatatatatatgatctTATAGTTTTGGATGCATCtggacatatatataaggttTCTACAGATGGAACTTATTACTGGAAATATAAGATTGTGAAGAGCATACatgattatttaaattttgatgataacaaaaaagaagaaggtTCTCATTATAAAGCTATAAAAGACGAAAGTGGGGATAACTTTACTTTTAAGGATAATTTTACAGAAAGCAAAGTTGACATAGATCAGGAATTAACATTAAAACTAAGGGCAATGAAAAGGCTACAATATAGgaaatattttgatatatcCAAAATAAATGCTCATAAGTATACTCTTATagatggtaaaaaaaaattgcttcAAGACCGTGTTAAGGAttttaagaagaaaaattataatgaaaaattaaaaaaaggtaagAATATAACTAAAAAGTTGCTTTCAAATTATAGTGGAGATTTATATTATGTGAATGAAGATAATGAGGCAATgtctttaaatataaatattaaagatGTTGTTAATAATTCTCCATTCAAATCTCCGCTTTTTCCAAATATAGTATTCATGGGATCTAGACATTCaagtataattaatatagatTATGATACAGGAAACGTCATAAAGGAATACGATGAAACATATGATTATATATTGAGTAAAGGAGCAAACGCAACTTTATTAAATCGAAAgaacgaaaaaataataaaaaatatttcaaacgAAAATGAGCATGCTTTAGAAAATGAACAATTAAGCGAATACGATAATAATATCCAAAGTTCAAATTATAAAAGCGAAATTAGGGATAAAGAAGTTGAAAGCGAACGTTATGACAAAATTGTTGGTGAGGATGAAAATGGACATAAAGATAAATTAGATGATCCTAAGGAAGAGGATTATGATGGATATGAAGATGGAAATGAAAATCAATATAAAAATCGATATGAAATTTATCCTCTATATAAcgatataatagaaaaagagCATAATAAGAGTAACATTATCTATGGCATTCATAGTGAAAAAATCAATAATAAACAGATTTTGAGAAGGGATGAAAATAACACATTACTTAGTTCAAATGATACAGTGAATGAATATCACACAGGACAAAAATTGGACAAACATTCGTCAAAGGATACATTCAAAGGGGGAAAGGTTACTAATGATAAAAACATTGGTGATAACGACTCCCATAACAgtagcaatagtaatagtaaagGTAACACTAATAGCAAAATCAATAGTAATCATAATAATGTCGATGACACCAAAGACAagtggaaaataaaattaaagaatgtGCGAAATGTCTTAAGGGAAGGGAGAAAATTCCCAATTAGAAAATCGTTTAtgagaataaataaaaggaattttctaaaaatgcATTCTTATAATACCATTTTAGaagtaatgaaaaagaagaagaaaaaaaaaaaaaaaaagaggagaaAGAAAACAGAAAAGAGACAATTGCAAATTAGTATTGTTAAATGGATTATTGAAGCAGTTGATGAAAAgacattgaaaaaaaaatggataacaACTTGGGTTGATGTTGGATCCATTTTTATAACTGATAGTCATAAAGAagatatatcatttattaatacattaattGAAATTATGGGTAATAAGCTGATATTAAGACCGTTAGAAGTAGATAAAATGAACAAAGCTTATagtatttctaaaaatataaatagtgTAAATGATGAAGGGATAGGTATTATAGAAACAAATTATGAAAACGATTTGGAAAATGAattgcaaaataaaatgaataaagcAAATACTAATGTCAAGtccaaaatttttattttctcagAGGCAATATCTTCTGTTTTTGCTTTGAAGTTTAAATCTgcttcaaatatttttacgttAGATTTGATTATGAAACAGAATGGAAAGATGTTTCCagaatataataatctaaaaaaatttacatatggctctcttaattttaacaaaGAGAATACATtgtttttacctttttcatCTAATGATTATACCAAatataatgatgaaaaaaaggtTTCATATGATTTTGATGAGAATATACATTAtggcaaaaaaatattacaccgactaaataatatatctgtAAATATAACATCTATCGAGAAGGATATAAGATATCTTTTATccaatataatttttatttatgataaaaataaaaagatacctataaattatatatacaagatGAAATACTTAATACGTGAGTATCATAAGACGAAACAACAATTCTTGTTTTATTTACCAGGATTAGACAGGCAAAAACATTTGagttattcttattataatgatgaaagtataaataatattaatagtaacaCGGGTAATGGTCCTATCCACATATGCGAATATGTAAAAGAATTTATTGATTTGTAttttgaagaaaatgaaatatgcTTTGATTATTGTTCTGTGTTAAATATATGGGATAAGATATTCAATAATTATACTAGTCAAGAGGACTGCTTTTTGTTGTCAAATTTATATAGGGTTATTCAAAATGCTTTTGCTTTTAACAACAAAgattttaacaattttaattatgGACATATGTTATCAGAAAATGGCAATTTCTTAGttaaaaggagaaaaaaaatattcaatggCTCGAGGAGTCAGGAATTTAAGGAGATATCCCCCCTAAAGTATAAGAAAGGATGGTATTGGAGTATGTTCTATGCAGTGATGCTGATATTCGTTGTTccttttgtatttatatacagaatgttcaagaagaaaaaaaacaataataaaataattatgaagaggaaaaaattaaaagattatgatgaaaatgagCGCGACagtgtatataaatacgaTGATGATATAGTAAAAATGAGCTACAACTTACTGCATGAGGATAActtaaaactaaaaaatattataagagAAAAGAATCATATGATAATGTCAGATAATGAATTAGGTattgatattaaaaaagagatTGTGACAAAGTTCGGCAAAGATGAACAACCAACATTAGTGGATATATTAGCTAGACATGCAAGAGACTCAGATAGTAGTAGtggtaataaatattttgatattcatgatgttaaatataatttacatcCATTACATTACTGGGGGGATAGATCTAAATATAGTTTACCTAATATGtctaatatgaataattcaTATAGAAACAAACACATTGAAACTATTAAAtcttatattaatgaaaaggaTACGTTTTATACTTATAGAAGGAGAGCTGCATCACAGGATGTAACATATAAACAAccgtttattttaaaaaggagAATAAGAAGTAACTACAAGTtaggaaataaatataataaaaaaaattataccgATAATGAAAAGGACAACAAGAAACACAATCGTGTGAAACAAAAACATATAGATGAAAAAGCTTTTGACAAAAAAGACTTCATAAACTTTCTGactaattttaataaaaaatttatgaaaaaaaattcattggTAGATCATCTTATGAAAATCAATAAAACTGCTGCTGGTAATGATAAGTCTAACCATAATAGTAGCAGTGTCAGCAGTAATGAAAACAGTAGTGCAAACAATAGTACCCACAacattgaaaataataatgttttaaGTAATTCGGGTAAAAAGAATCAAGGTATGAGTAGtgataatgaatataaaaacaattttttaaaaaaaaatggattaaagaagtatatttatgaagaaaataaaacaaacgatgagaagaaaaataagatcAAATATTCAAAACATACAGAAAGTGACCACATTAGTACACATAAACAAAATACTCAGATGAAAAGTAAGACGGAAAGTATAGGAAATAATGGTactgaaaaaatgaatactAAAAGTTCAACTGCAAGGAACTTATCCAGTATTCAGACATCTCATATTCCTTATGATGCTCCATTAGCtgattttttagaaaatggAAGATTTATGAGAACTTTTGAAAATATCTCTTTGATAGGACAAGGTGGATTTGGATCAGTGTATAAGGTGTCACATAGACTTGAACCAGGATCTCCTACTTATGctgtaaaatttatttatttaaaagttaGTTCATTAGATAGTGTAAGTTCAAGAAGATATTTCCGTGAAATTGCAGCAAATAGagatatatatagtaaacaTGTTGTGCGTTATTACACTTGGTGGTGTGAGGAACCACAATTTCTACCCATGCATATATTACCGAAGGAAGTACAAAATTTAGTTAAAAGGAATAAAGATTCTTTTAAGAAATTtagtaacaaaaataaaaaatatgattgtGTTTGCTCTGAAAAATTATCGTCTTGGGAGAACAAAAGAgttgatttaaaaaattataagaagatcattaaaaaaaagaattcacgtcgatttaaattttatagtGACAACGATGGATTAAGTTATAAAAGAAACGATTACAACGTTTATGATAATGATAcgtataacaataatattaataatgggaagaaaaaattatttttaagtgATAAAAACTTTTCAGACAATGTATATGCAAatgaaaacattaaaaataaaaggaaaaaaaaaaaaaaaaaaaaaaaaaaaataatctatGAAGAAAAACAGAATGGTGAATTAAAAGGTAAAAACCATAAATATCCATCTGCTCGTGAGAAAATTAATACTGCTTATTTTAGTTCAAGTTTTCAAGAGTTTGATCCCTTTGATTATGGATATCTGAGTGAACAAGATAGAGATCTAATTGTTTTTGCCGACAATGATGAACCGAGTGCTCATAATACACGTCCACAAATAACAGCTTCGGGGGAAATGCAGTCAagtaataatgttaatacGAATAGCAGCAATTATAGTAAAGGACCTCCAATCAACGCAGACACAACTCAAAATGAAGACGAATTGTTAATTCAAAGTGCGATAAAAAGTAATTTGAATCATATAAAGGATTCTAAACATGTTACTTATGACACTAAAGTAAATGATTCCCAACAatgcaaaaattatttaatggaAACGAATGTGCCTAGTGGTAATGTTAATGGTATATCATCTAGTAAGACTAATTTTGTGAAAGAATATGAAGTTAAAAACTGTAACAAAGATGATTTcacttatataaataacaagGATAAGATAATTAATGGAGTTGAAACtgttgataaaaaaataaaaaatattagtaacAAAGGTGATTCTACTACCACAAATGAACCAGCACAACATAatgtggaaaaaaaagaatgtaataacaacaataaagagaaaaagaaagttgATGAAGAAGAACTAGTTCTAAAGGAAAACgctgataaaataataaaaagttacaagaaaaaaaatgttggTCCAGAATTTTCAATAGTTTTGTTACTACAAATGGAATTGTGTAAAGGATATACACTTCGTAAATGGCTAGATAGATCAAATAGAAGTGATAAACCTTTACATTTTACATACtgtgataaaaatatgaaccaTCCATTAGAGTTTGATTTATTTAAACAGCTTATTAAAGGTTTAAAAGATATTCATTCTACATGCTTTATACATAGAGATTTAAAACCGGAAAATATCTTCGTAGACCCAGACACGTACACTTTAAAAATAGGAGATTTAGGATTAGTTCGATTTAttgaagaaaagaaaagagaaaaagatttaaataatttagatTCTTTTAAagacaatatatatacagaaatTAACCACAATACTATAACTAGTCAAATATCATTAAAAGGTCAAATAATAGGAACACCAGGATATACAGCACCAGAGGGAGGAGCATTATGTGATGAAAAAGCAGACATATATAGTGCAGCTTTAATACTACTAGAGTTGCTGTGTCCACGTTTTAATACTATAATGGAGAGATATAAAAGATTAAATGACTTTCGAAATTATTATACTGTTCCTGATTATGttaaaattcatttaaacCCGTGGTACATTTTAATGCTACAAATGTCTAAACCTAAACCTGCTGACAGACCATCAGCTGCAGatttatatagtaaaataaaagtactACTGGATCCTCATCTAACCGATTTTGCTTTTAgttttaatgatattaataacGATGATGGACCGTATTTAGTTGAAtcaaatggaaaaaattcCAACCTTCATAATGAGACCATTGACCAGAATAGTTCACGTATCAATAAGGTGTACAGCAATGGTGTTGACGCGAACAAAATaggtagtaataataatgtaggTAGTAATGATGTGGATAGCATTAATATACGTAGTAATAATGTggttagtaataatataggtagtaataataatgtaggTAGTAATGATGTGGATAGCATTAATATACGTAGTAATAATGTggttagtaataatataggtagtaataataatgtaggTAGTAATGATGTGGATAGCATTAATATACGTAGTAATAATGTggttagtaataatataggTAGTAATAATCTGGATAGTATTAATATACGTGACAActgttttaataaaaatgataacaaCGAAATTAGTGcgaataatacaaaaaaggagTCTTCAGTAAGTTGCATAAACTTGGAAAATTCCCATTAA